In Sphaeramia orbicularis chromosome 9, fSphaOr1.1, whole genome shotgun sequence, the sequence caatgggagcgcagcatcacagaacgccagccaatgacagcgcagcgtccaaaattttgttaaatttgagacCGAGACACATCCACACTCATCCTtggagcttccaataaaagaacacacTAACAATACCTAGTGTGGAGGCAGGCACAGTGATGAGGTGAGGTCCTTCTATTCCATCCTCATACAGCTGGGCTAGAAATGCAATCGCCTGGATAGTTTTCCCCAAACCCTGACAAAGAGGAAAAGAGACGGTGAAGGAGGGTGAGAAATGGGAGGAGAGTCCCATGTAGAGGCAGTCACATATCAAACACAGACAAAACGGACAGAGAAAGCCAGGTGGACAGACAACAGGCCCATTTCAACATCTACttttcagatcacacacacacatcattcgTGTAAACAATGAAAATCCACACAGGGCTTCAATGGTCCACTTCGAAGAGCTCTTCAGATCAAAGTTCTCTTGCTATATTGGCACTATAACAACAAATCCACATCTCCACTGTGTGTTCTTTTCTTCTCTGTACTGTCTGTTTATTCACCTGCAGAGCTCCAacgcatacacacaaacatgcagGCTGACACAGACTCAGTGTCCTggtctgtcatttatcaaatgcTTACATAAATGTTCTGTTATGCGTTTACACCATAGGTTTGGATTTAGAGCCCCACTGTTTGTCTAACTGTCCCAGAACAGTCGTCTTACCATTTCATCGGCGAGGATACCACTCAGATTGTGGTCATGCAGTAGAAGAAGCCACTTCAGACCAATCAACTGATAGGGTTTTAACTGAAACCTGAaagacaatgcaaaaaaaaaacaggcttgaGGACTCATATAGGATCTGCAACCTTtgaaaataatgtgtttttgAGAATTTAGCAAGACGAAAATAAGCCGTGATCTTCCTAAAATACTTATCTCTTATAATATACTAAATAGGAATGTGTGTCTCTCCATTCTTTTTAGCCAGAAAACAATCAAAATAGTAAACTGCTTTtagcactgggaaaaaaaaaagacattgtgTTATTTAGCCATATTACCTGACTCAATATGCCCTAGTCTCACTCAAAAGGCTTGtatgtttaatttcatttcatttctttgaatgggacagtgcacattaatgaacaaacAATACAAGATTGTCACAAATACACCAGATTTAACTCAATTGCTAATCTTTTTTATCCTGAGCAATtcattttacattacattatgaCACCAGATACCAAGTTTACATTTCGACGCTGCCCATATGAAGACGACTTTGGTTACATCTGCATAAGTTTTGTATCAGATAAGCCTTTCGTCCACACGAAACcagcattttcagtcactgaaactgcaagTTTTCAAACCGGGTCCCAGAGAAAAGCAATGTccgttatctggaattatttcagctacaaggaggatgatattgaaacgtgcgttctgtgtcaacagtgccttccacctgcCGCCACgaaaggtaacacaactaatttgtttgaccatttacattggcACTACACCACTATCATATCCGCCTGAGGATATTTTCATATGGCAATATATAtcgcaaagttaaaaaaaaaaaaatcacaatgtcagttttttctaatACCGTGCAGCCCTAATTGAGGCTCCCGAAACCTTGCGTGCATGTTACTCACTGGCTGTTGATTAGACTGGGCTGTTTCACTGTGTCCCTCTCCATCACCTCGGTGACCTGTTTGACCATTTTGAAGGAAATGGTCTCACATTTGGACATGAGACCGCGGACGACTTTTCGCTCCTTGAGGACGACTCTGCAGCCTAACAGCAAATCCTCTGAAAGTCCGTTGTCCTTATGAAAGACATCGATCTGAAGAGGAACGAACACAGTGTTAAAAGTCACACACAATACTAAGTCTCTGCAAAGTTCCTATTTTAAACACACACGACGAATAGAAACAAAAAGACGTCCACTCCTGTTTTCATGAGGACTGTAAATTTTCCGGATAGGCAACAAGGTTTTAATTTAGAGTCTAAATTTGTTTTGAAAATAACAAAAGATGTACATCTATCATCATAAAAGAGAACTGAAGATGAGATGTGGTTAGAAAGTGATGGGTGCAGGTATTCAACATAGAGTagacactagtggcttttccattggacatctatgcaaaactttaccgatatttactaaatgtcgaaaaaacagaagtgcataatgttggtttttccattaaatcataaatgccatgatttttacctccgccaaggaggttatgtttttgccagggtttgtttgtttgtctgtccgttagtgtgcaacataactcaaaaagttatggacagatttggatgaaattttcagggtttgttggaaatgggataaggaagaaatgattaaattttggtggtgatcgggggtggggggggcccacggggggggtgcagacaagaaaatttcatcaaaatctgtccataactttttgagttatgttgcacactaatggacaaacagacatacaaacaaaccctggcaaaaacataacctccttggtgtgggggggcccacggggggggccactgatcagccttggcggaggtctgcgctctccgagtgcttctagtttcatttattatcgcaagatgacacaagacaTCATTTCATacacatggcgacgaacataaatatcacattgatttacagacatattcattattattattattactacatattacccctctaccctgtactaaattaaaaaattattcggtttcctgatgtgtccacacataccgcgccatgttctTTTATAActcttctttgtttgttgtaacatctgccaacattcgttttttttttttttttttttgttcacatgattctagttgtggaaaaaggtctttccattgcagtatTGTATGATATATCAATTTCActgcacccaaaaaaaaaaacccacctcgtgccagtgcaaaaacttttcagctACAAAcgagaattttggcaaaattcccattaggcaaatttttatgcgcaagttatattcgagcaatttgagggtcaatggcaAAGCGACTACTGATGCTGTGAACTCATTGAGTAAATAAGGTGTGAATGAATCCTTACAAACTATTCAACATGTGTTCATTTGACTGAGATTAGATCGCGGATCTTTACTTTTCACACATTCCCTGCTAAGAACATGTGCAAACTGGTTTATTTAACAGAGGAGCGACTTGTCTGATGAACATTTGATGTCTTGTTGTGGATCTCTCACCAGGCTGTCCCAGGTATTGAAAGGTCTTAGTTCCACAATCTTCTGGGCTTTTTTAACAGAGCATCCAGCGATCAGCGACAGCTCGTCTATCGAAGCGTCCTGGAAGAATGCGAGGATCTCTTTCTTCAAATCTGTCATGCCGCCTTTGGTGTCCAGCTCGTCGTCTGACTCCTCAAACTCACTGCTGACCATGTCTTCTTCATCAGCGTTTTCCTCTTCGGAGCTGACATGTTCCTCAGAAGCCCGTGCAGCCTTCTTTCTCTCTACCGCCTGCTTCTTAGCAATACTGGTCCCGCTAGCAAATCTGGAGAGCATCTGGGCAGCAGAGGATGAGGCAGAGGAGGACGGCTTCACATAGGAAGAGGTAGTTGTTTTTTTGAAAGAGGAGGATGAGGTTATTGACTTATATCCTTTCTCAAGCCATGTGGAGAGAGTtgaagtgctacttttgttttgGGTCTGTGTGCTTTCATCCAAGTCTGAGTCTTCATCCTCACTGTCCTTTGTGGCATCTGTGTCGTTGCCATCTGATTCACTTATGTCCTGGTGCTCATCCCTATGACGTTTGTTGTCCTCTTTGTCTTTGTGGCCCCTGCTCGACTTGTCTTTACTCTTCACTTTAGTGGATTTCTTTTCCTCTGAATCACGTGAGCTGAAGCTGTCATCTGTCAACAGAAAAAATGGCAGCCAGAGTCAGTGCAGATTATGGACATGCTAGTTAAAATAGTTAGAAAGAGGAGTTCCGACTAAAAATGATGACACTCAATTGATGCTTTCAAACCTGGGTCTGAGAACATTTGCAGAACCTGAAGGGATTCCTCAACGTTCCAGTCGTGTTCTTGCAGGACCATTCTCAGCTCCTACAGATAACAACCAGACAAGAACTTTAAGAACAAGATCCACTTTCCTCTGAATGAGTTGGCACATCATCTTTCCACAGCTATTGTGTTCTGAAATGGCTAAAAGACACAATATCTAGCAGCAAATACTATTTTAAATTACAATGGAGCtgtcatttttctctctatcaTACCTGCTGGAAAACAAGTCTGGAAATGCTGgtgtttagggatgcaccgacttTTTCAGTTCCGACGCTGATACTGATGCTAGGACCTTGCATACCGGTCGATACCCAATCCaatatcattgttgatttagagcagaggttctcaaccAGGGGGTGGGGGGAACACACATGGGGGGCTGTTGTCCCCCCCGTCAGAAATTTGTTTTCGGGGGgtagcaggtagtcaatgataaggtgaggggagctcactttcactgtctcacagctttatctacagaactATATAACCTACcaagtcctccacatacaggtccatcatattacttttagaattacattCATCATGCCTGACATAGCCCATGTCGCAAAAACTTAAAGGGGAAGGATAGGTCTTACAAATCGGTTGCTTTTACAAATCGccaatccagctaaaatgttgatatcggggCCAATATCCGATCCTAACATCAGATCAGTGCAACCTTACTGGTGTTAACTATTTGATGGGGGTGAGTCGTGTTGGTATGTTACATATATGTGCAACGTGTATATAAACACATGAACATGgaatatacagtacattttatttaAGAGGATGTGATTTACCTCCTTGTCCTGGTCTGGAAACTTTTTCTGCAGTCTTCTGACCATTGCCTCCTGTTTCTCCCATTGTGGTTCTTTCCCCTCATCATATGTAACCTGCTGATATGAAAAGATCACAGACACAAAGTGAGGAGCCCTGATATTAGATAAATTCAATAGAATACAAACAGAGATCGTCatcctgcagaaaaataacacctCAGTTATTATTCTATATATTATTATGCAACCAGTATTTGCTGGTATAGTCTTTATGCAGAATTTACAGTTAGTTCATTGGGGGTCTGccataattaaataaatacataaataataattattaattaatgTAATAACTGCTCCTATTTAAAAGTGACCATGCATTATTCTGACATTCGGGAGGAAAGAGACTGTTACACATAGAATTATGTGCACAAGCATCTTGAAAatcaaaaattattttattttttcagtggtAATATTAATATTAGTCTCACCACTGATGCTCTCCTCCTCTTGCTGGCCTGAATCTCATAGTCCTCCTGAGAACTACTTGAATCATCTTGCTTTCTCTTCTTGCCTTGGTCTGGGGGTGAAAAGAATAATTGatattatcaaaaacagcaaactAAATCACAGATGTGGCCAGATGGATATAAAATGAGCTGTGTTTCCTGCTacaaccagtttatttatttattttttttaccttcttcATCACCAAATGTTTGTAGACAGGCAGATACAGCCTCATCCAACGTGCTTGTGCTCCTGATGACCTGAATACAAAACCAAATGTAATCCAAGCATCAAAGTAATTTAACCAAGATGGTCACCTTGCAAAATATAGTTGCTCATACCTCAAAATATTCTTTTACATGTTAAAATATTTAGAATATTACAGCAGTAATTATTAACGTCTGATACAGATAGATTAATCACCATGTACATGTGGCCGTGTTTTATGTTCAAATCTCTGAATTTACAAAATCTAAGCTTTGTCACTACTTACATCTTGGAGTTCACTCCTCGTCCTCTGGGGGAACATCTCCAATAATCTGTCCGTGTTCTTTTCCAGTTCACTATTCTCACCATTTGAATGATCTGTTACTATATTTATGGATGACTTTCCATCAGCATTCCTAAAGGAGAAAGACAAACCAGCTGTTACATTGCAGGTATCAGTATATGTGGGAAAAAGACAAAATGTTCAAACCCAACATACATAGATTTCTTTGTTAATGTTATTTTGGTGTTTGGATCAGCCAGAAGTTCATCCTCCTCTAAATTGATAGCAATGACATCTTCAAAAACCACTCCTCGGGGGCTGGATTTTGGTGGGACTGTGTTAGTTTTCATCTTGCCTGAAGAGCAGAAAGTAAAAGGAAGTTAACAGATACATTCATGGTGGTAATAACCAACTTCAGACAAAATGTAaggaaaacatgacaaaaatctgtatgttgtgttttggAATGTCTGCATCTCTGCAGTATTAGTGAAGACAGTATTATGTGTTCATTATAGAAAAACAGATGGTAGAGGCTACATTAATATTAATACTTGAGATGGTTCCTGTTGGATTGAGACGGAAACTATAAATAGTACGAACTGAAATAACTAtacaagaaaaatgtatttaacttAGATCATTTTTAGCCCCATCCATGTACCCTAAAAGCAGGAACCAGAGATGGTGACGCCATACAGTAAAGGCAGACAATAGACAACTAGAGGATCGTATGCCAACTGCTAGACTAAAACATGCCCCTGCATGCCTCTACGACTGAGTACCTTCAGCAAATATAAACTGATGCACTGACATGGAAGAGATACATTAACGCCACAGTAGGAACACAATGTCGACGTCTAATAATGAGTTTTATTAGATCTGTAATAAACGGAATTCATCTTTCTGATCTCGAGAGgcaacagaaacaaacacattcaCCTTCCCGGCAAGCATACCATGTCTAATGATTTGTTCCTTAAGATGCAGCATATCCTCCCCAAATTGGAGAATTAATGTTATTCACAAGTTCTGATGATCTAATAAACTAGAAAACGCCATGCTTTTACTGAGCTTAGTCTGTCAGacgattttactgtaaaagaaaATGTTGCATTTCTGTACACCTGTTCGTATACAAGATAAATTACTATAGTTGGTATCGTTAGTGCCTGTATCCTGAGATAACCAGTGTAATTGTAGTCTTTGTCTGAAAACAGCTTTAAAAAATGAAAGTTAGGTAACTTGCTAACCATAGCATGTAGCTAGCTCTTGGAATGCTAGTTACCTGGCTTGTTCTCCTTCTCAGACTCGGGACTTTTAGAGCCGCTATCCAGTGGTTGGTTCGTTGACGTCGTTGGCTTCTTGTCAAAACGAAAACGGTCTAAATTGAACAAACTCATTTTAACAGTCTTTCTggtgcctgacagcggcagcccTTTGTCTTTCCTGTCAGCAGTTCAGTAGCATGGAACACAGTGCTCTAATGTGACTACCCACTTCGCTAACTAGCGTTAGGTGTTAGCGTAGCAGTCAGCAGTGACAATGGCAACGATATTTACGTGCGTCTCTGCTCCGGTATTAACCATATAAAACGCTGATTTTTTTAGTATATTGATCTAGTTAGAACCAATTATTAAATACTCGAACCCAGTTACCCTTTAAGCCCGAGCAGAGCCGGTTTCCCGCGAACTCCAGCGGCCCTGGATGATGTTGCACCGGCTTCATTCATTGGTCCAGGGGTTGGGCCAAGATAGTACACTGTATACAACTTCCGTTAATGCTCAAACTCCGTAACGCTGAGCCAGTTATTGGTTACAGTGTAGTTTTCTCAAAGTCGTTTGCGACATTTCTAGGGTTCGCTATACTTAAGGTATGTAAGTTTCATTCTTTGTGTTGTACGACGCCGTAGTATGGTTAGTGATACATTACATAACTTATACAACTTCTATAAGAGGGTAACTATCTTGATCAGTGTCGCTTATGAAATCTGTCAACATGATGTAAGGAAAGCTGTAAAGCCAAGCTTGTAGGATTCGGAAGACATGTGATATGACAACACATGCATGTAGAGAGCATTAACACACCTGCTTTCTGACAGAAACAAATCATAGTTTTATCAGTTGTCAAAATGACAGGCGTTTAAACCACGCCCATTAGGTAAGCAAGAATCTGATTGACAGGCAAATAGTGATTGTATGGATCCCTTTAATTTACTACCCTCTGCTGGGGACCCTCCACTATTATGTAATTtctgacaaacaaaaaacatctatctatctatctatctatctatctatctatctatctatctatctatctatctatctatctatctatctatctatctatctatctatctatctatctatctatctatctatctatctatctatctatctatctatctatctatctaatagtGGGGGGTGGGGCGTTACTGGTAATTAGAGTCCTGAATTTGTCAAAAAGTAGCAGCATCACTGAATACATTGCagtagtattttttatttaagaTACAAAATTTGGTTTTAGAGTAAGACAGTTAGGCATGCTTGccatgaggattttttttttttttttgcaatgaaatgtGTTATCTTTGACATATCAAAGaccaaaaatagctcatattttctgttgtgttgttgtttttcttagagaataaaataaaataaatcaaataaaattggCATCACGATTGCAATCTAACATTTAAAGGGTAATTATCCTGAAAATGATGGaccatttggtagttttgagctgAGCTGctgtggtttaagagatttatgcagaaaaaagcagaaaatatgcACATGACACCTAATGATATgtatgaaatctgatttttttggttttgttttgtttgtttttttgaggtTGCGAGGTATGTCATAGTGAGGAAAATGCACCATCTTGACATTGTCATACATTTACTGATCAAAGGGGGGCAGCAGATACTCATTCTGTGAGCAGGATGAAGAGCATGTGGTGAGGTCTACCTGTATGAAAACTACCCCTTTTATAACTTAACTCTACTTATCTTAGGATGtgtttagcagattttttttccacagcagACATGTTTGGTCATCTCAGCAGGAAAAACAAGAAATCGTTATAACATTAATGAAGGACCTGTCCAATTAAAATATCCCAGAAAGATGAGCCCATGGGGCAGCATGTAGGAAACTAACTGCAACtctaacacatacacacaatgaaGCCATTGTGGATTACAGTTATTGCATCTGTTACTTTTCTGGCTTAATGtgtcaaaatgtctgtaaaaaaaaaaaaaaagcctgttaaaAAAATCACCAAAGCAGGTGAATCTGAGCTCACCAGttattatatttatctaaaaggGGGGGCATataggttaataataataataaattttatttataagcgccttccaagacacccaaggacactgtacaacaagataaaacaaacagtccataaaatacaaagaaataaacagattaaaaaaacaaaaacaaaaactatatatAGAAATTAAGTTGTAGAATGGAGGTTGAGTTTCATCACATCACATCAAAGTCAAAATCCCAGAAACAAGTCTGGTAGGATAGTTTACTACATGCCAAACACACTTCTCTTTTTCTCATTGTTGTTTGTCTTTGTGCAGACTAATGAAGGCACAGATTTCCAAAAATggccaagaaagaaaaaaatgaattgaGCCGCTGTTGCTGTGTTGAATGTCCAACCTAAAATTGAACCACTGGGATATGAAGCAGCAACTGTTACAAAAAGACTTATGACTTTTCACACTTTTTTCATTCTCATAATGCCCTACAAAGAATGTAATGCAAATGCAGttaagttgataaaaaaaaagtaaagtattgGAAGGAGTGGCTGTCTGTTGCACTGGGTTGGATTACAGTTAACAATATAAACTAATTTATAATACAGGCAGAATCATACATTATATTGTTCTGCTGCAGCTGTTGAATACTAGTCTTCAACTACTCTTTATGGTCAAAGTCAgtggcagacacacacatacacacatacagttgtggaaaaaaatatcagaccacccttgttttctttaatttcttgttcattttaatgcctggtacaactaaaggtacatttggttggacaaatataatgataacaacaaaaatagctcattacactttcatttcagagctgatatccaaccattttccatgttttcttgataataacaaaaatcacttcaatttttacatcaatagctacggcattgtactgacaaaaacagtgctttgaggcattccatgttttcttttctgtctgttttagtcacatgatacacacaggagttaatacttgattgcatagccattgtttttaatgacttttgatggtctaataattttttccacaactatgtACTATACATTCATCTCAGTGTGACTGCATTGAACTGGCCTTCACATTAAAGGCAATATTAAAACAGACCAGAATATCAGGTAGAAACACAGGATATCACTCTGGAATGTCAAGTATAAGTCCATTCTGATTTATTTGCTTTACAACTCAAAATATATCCTTGTGTAAATATCCTGAACGTGATGTGCCATCACATTTATCAGAATCCCTTTTCCACCCTAGTTTCCTCAGGTGTGAGTAAACGTGACAATATAATGCTTGTACCTGCAGATTTCTCTTCGATACAGTGTGTATGTTATGACGGTTACGTTGGGTCAGAACACCACAATAGTGAATATAGCGCCATCCTGCCGCCTTACTGTCGCCTCCACCATCGTCATGGAGACCATGTAAGTTATAGCATTgcgtgtgtggatgtgtgtgtgtgtgtgtttgtgtgctacCCGGGGTACAATAGGCAGACTGACACAGAGTCTGATAGGGGTCATGACCCCTCACAGCAGGAGGCTCAAACTGTGGCTCCTTGCCTTCTCCTGTCCTCCCGGTCAAGGTTTTTGTGTAGAAATGTTGTGGCTCCTACGTTTGGAGTAGGAGAAAGTCTGAAGTTTGGTTTTGTTTAAGTCTTTCACAGTTGTTATATTTACTTGTGTTTACTGTTAAGGTGTTTGTGTGTCTAATAAAACACACAGTTTCACACACAGACAAGCAGGCGCATATGTAACAACACAGAAATATAAATCAGCAGGTTGTCCCAGTGCAGAGGCAAGACATTAagacactcactctctctctctcacacacacacacacacacactgatagatAGCATCAACAATGAAAGATTACACTGTGGATATTTTAATGGATGTTTTGGCTGGAGGCCATAACTGAGATAAAAACCTACAATCATTCACACCGCTAAAGGGAAGTAGATGATACAATCTGCAGCTTTTGAGAGCTAATTTTCAATTTAACATTAATAATCACACAAGATGCATGCAAATGTCTCTTTATACCCACACAACAATTACAAAATGTTTAAGCGTGCATGTTTTATGTGTGAACTCATACTGTACATGAACAATGTCTGGAATGTCCCAAATCTGCATACAG encodes:
- the smarcad1a gene encoding SWI/SNF-related matrix-associated actin-dependent regulator of chromatin subfamily A containing DEAD/H box 1A isoform X1, with amino-acid sequence MSLFNLDRFRFDKKPTTSTNQPLDSGSKSPESEKENKPGKMKTNTVPPKSSPRGVVFEDVIAINLEEDELLADPNTKITLTKKSMNADGKSSINIVTDHSNGENSELEKNTDRLLEMFPQRTRSELQDVIRSTSTLDEAVSACLQTFGDEEDQGKKRKQDDSSSSQEDYEIQASKRRRASVQVTYDEGKEPQWEKQEAMVRRLQKKFPDQDKEELRMVLQEHDWNVEESLQVLQMFSDPDDSFSSRDSEEKKSTKVKSKDKSSRGHKDKEDNKRHRDEHQDISESDGNDTDATKDSEDEDSDLDESTQTQNKSSTSTLSTWLEKGYKSITSSSSFKKTTTSSYVKPSSSASSSAAQMLSRFASGTSIAKKQAVERKKAARASEEHVSSEEENADEEDMVSSEFEESDDELDTKGGMTDLKKEILAFFQDASIDELSLIAGCSVKKAQKIVELRPFNTWDSLIDVFHKDNGLSEDLLLGCRVVLKERKVVRGLMSKCETISFKMVKQVTEVMERDTVKQPSLINSQFQLKPYQLIGLKWLLLLHDHNLSGILADEMGLGKTIQAIAFLAQLYEDGIEGPHLITVPASTLDNWVRELKMWCPSLNVLVYYGSVEDRRYLRHDILSEAVDYNVIVTTYNLAIGNESDRSLFRKLRLNYAIFDEGHMLKNMNSLRYRHLMAINAEHRLLLTGTPLQNNLLELMSLLNFIMPSMFSSSTTQLSKMFSMKSYEEQSRFERDRISQAKLIMKPFILRRVKSEVLQQLPVKEERIEFCAMSEKQQNLYQTLFKKLKASTSGEKRELCNVMMQLRKMANHPLLHRQYYTTDKLKAMSKLMLKEPTHFDADAALIQEDMEVMSDFELHRLCQQYTSISSYQLETNLVLDSGKFHHLTELLASLKDKGDRVVLFSQFTMMLDIVEVLMRHLKHRYVRLDGSTPIADRIVLIDEYNTDPDIFVFLLSTRAGGLGINLTSANVVILHDIDCNPYNDKQAEDRCHRVGQTRTVQVIKLISKDSIEDCILQLGQKKLKLEQDMTTAEESGEGSIPEDMASILKASLGL